A stretch of the Zeugodacus cucurbitae isolate PBARC_wt_2022May chromosome 6, idZeuCucr1.2, whole genome shotgun sequence genome encodes the following:
- the LOC105214478 gene encoding elongation of very long chain fatty acids protein 4, with protein sequence MDVLQNANEVDYSYTSKELDEWFGLGTPTFIFATLLAYLLLIYKILPYYMKDREPYQLKSYIVVYNTMQMLSCIYIITGILRITSTSVFRFWVCTTLDSNTYTEYLFNRVTYFTFWLKISELSETIVFVLRKKQNQVSYLHVFHHCSTVTLIYLLLTDYRGLSALYPILLNSIVHVIMYAYYLAAAVCDAETIKRLTPIKKSITTIQMIQFVMILTQAFILVHCGISKFVVTYYAIVVVVIFYGFYDFYKKSYQANNARISNKSS encoded by the exons ATGGATGTTTTACAGAATGCCAACGAAGTGGATTATAGCTACACCT CAAAAGAGCTCGATGAGTGGTTTGGTTTGGGTACGCCAACCTTCATATTTGCGACATTGTTGGCATATCTGctgttaatttataaaatattgcccta TTATATGAAGGATCGTGAGCCCTATCAACTAAAGAGCTATATTGTCGTGTACAATACAATGCAAATGCTCTCCTGCATCTATATTATCACTGGG ATTCTACGCATAACCTCAACAAGCGTTTTTCGTTTCTGGGTGTGCACCACATTAGATTCGAACACTTATACCGAATATCTGTTTAACCGCGTCACATACTTCACATTTTGGCTAAAGATTAGTGAGTTGTCGGAAACGATTGTATTCGTACTGCGTAAAAAACAGAATCAGGTGTCTTATCTGCATGTATTTCATCACTGCTCAACTGTAACGTTGATCTATCTGCTACTGACGGATTATAGAG GATTGTCAGCTTTgtatccgattttgctcaattCCATTGTGCATGTGATTATGTATGCGTACTACTTGGCAGCAGCTGTGTGTGATGCGGAAACTATAAAGCGTTTGACTCCAATCAAGAAATCGATTACAACTATTCAAATGATACAATTCGTAATGATTCTTACACAAGCGTTCATTTTGGTACACTGTGGCATATCAAAGTTTGTTGTAACTTACTATGCTATCGTTGTGGTTGTTATATTCTATGGCTTTTATGATTTCTACAAGAAATCATATCAAGCAAATAATGCTAGAATTAGTAATAAGAGTAGTTAA
- the LOC105214481 gene encoding fatty acyl-CoA reductase 1, which produces MHVLATNCCTNAAANKMTSKPKFSFESEPQVTIDDVDDSAEDRIAASFAGRTLFITGGTGFLGKVLVEKLLRSCGQLKKIYLLIRPKKGKNPQERIKDIFSNVLFDMVKQQRGESEILSLVEAIEGDVLLPGLGISEENLKKLREEASIVYHCAATIRFDEPLRKAVFMNTRGTHYMLQLAATLKRLDLFAYVSTAYCHLHIKTLYEKPYDPPANPHQVMQACEWLTDDEVSTIEKKILGDIPNTYAYTKSLAEALVVEKFDELPTIILRPSIVIPIWKEPLPGWTDNINGPTGLLIGAGKGVIRTMYCNSSGYGDFLPVDVAVNGMLVASWHYLTATDRSQVNRVAHMTSSNDIKVSWNEIIECGRWVIENKIPLNGVAWYPGGSMKSNYYVHFVCMVLFHWIPALFVDALLILLRYPPVLWRVQKRINNGFQVFEYYANNIWNFDNSAVVNIRTLLNKKERLTYVIEKIDVDLVDYFTQCILCARRLILNESDDTIPAARRHMKIMWCVDKFVKGLWCALFGYILYRYVFSGYLNNVTTLAQPLESF; this is translated from the exons CCACCAACTGTTGTACCAACGCCGCCGCCAACAAAATGACCAGCAAGCCGAAATTTAGCTTTGAAAGTGAACCACAGGTCACCATCGACGATGTGGATGACAGCGCCGAGGACCGGATTGCGGCAAGTTTCGCCGGGCGCACACTATTCATTACAGGCGGCACTGGCTTCCTTGGGAAAGTGCTGGTGGAGAAATTACTCAG GTCCTGCGGTCAGTTGAAGAAGATTTACTTGTTAATTCGTCCAAAGAAGGGTAAAAATCCACAGGAGCGCATTAAGGACATTTTTAGTAATGTG CTCTTCGATATGGTTAAGCAACAACGCGGCGAGTCAGAAATTCTCAGTCTTGTGGAGGCCATTGAAGGTGATGTCCTGTTACCGGGTTTGGGTATTTCAgaagaaaatttgaagaaacTACGCGAGGAAGCTTCCATTGTGTATCATTGCGCGGCGACAATACG ATTCGACGAGCCCCTACGCAAAGCAGTCTTCATGAATACACGTGGTACACACTATATGCTGCAACTGGCAGCTACACTCAAACGGCTCGACTTATTTGCTTACGTTTCCACGGCCTATTGCCATCTACACATCAAGACTCTCTACGAGAAACCATACGATCCACCAGCAAATCCACATCAAGTCATGCAAGCTTGCGAATGGCTCACCGATGACGAAGTGTCTACAATTGAGAAGAAAATCTTAGGTGACATTCCAAACACTTACGCCTACACCAAATCGCTAGCCGAAGCACTGGTCGTGGAGAAGTTCGATGAATTGCCCACCATCATACTGCGACCCTCTATTGTCATACCGATCTGGAAGGAGCCGCTACCCGGTTGGACGGACAATATAAATGGCCCGACCGGTTTGCTGATCGGCGCCGGCAAAGGTGTCATACGCACGATGTATTGCAACTCCTCGGGTTATGGTGACTTCTTGCCAGTGGATGTGGCTGTGAACGGCATGCTGGTGGCTAGTTGGCATTACCTAACGGCCACTGATCGCAGTCAAGTTAATCGTGTGGCGCATATGACCAGTTCGAATGACATTAAAGTGTCGTGGAATGAGATTATCGAATGCGGACGTTGGGTCATTGAGAATAAGATACCGCTGAACGGTGTGGCCTGGTATCCGGGTGGTTCCATGAAGTCCAATTATTATGTGCATTTCGTGTGTATGGTGCTCTTTCATTGGATACCGGCGTTGTTCGTGGATGCGTTACTTATACTGCTGCGCTATCCGCCGGT tctATGGCGTGTACAAAAACGCATCAATAACGGTTTCCAAGTATTCGAATACTATGCGAACAATATTTGGAATTTCGATAACTCCGCGGTAGTTAACATACGTACATTATTGAATAAAAAGGAGCGTCTTACATATGTTATAGAAAAGATCGATGTGGATTTGGTTGACTACTTCACGCAGTGTATACTCTGTGCGCGTCGTCTCATATTGAATGAAAGTGATGATACCATACCTGCCGCCAGGAGACATATGAAAAT CATGTGGTGCGTGGATAAGTTCGTGAAAGGCCTGTGGTGTGCTTTGTTTGGTTATATATTATATCGTTATGTGTTTTCCGGATATCTTAATAACGTTACGACATTAGCTCAACCGCTGGAGTCATTTTAG